The genomic region TATTATCAACTGGTCATCCTGGCGTGTATAGATAATACGGTAATGCCCCACTCTGAGGCGAAATCCCTCTCGTCCCTTTAAGGCGTCGATATTAAGAGAGGCATTGTCAGGATTTGCCGCAAGCTGATGCAAATTATTCACGATAACCGATTTTATTTTTAGCGGCAGGCGTGCCAGATAGTTTCTGGCCTGCCGCCTGTATTTCAATTCATACATAACTTGATTATAGCCTTAAAGGATATATTGTCAAGATGAAAAGTAATATAAAAGATGGGTC from Syntrophales bacterium harbors:
- a CDS encoding type II toxin-antitoxin system RelE/ParE family toxin, whose amino-acid sequence is MYELKYRRQARNYLARLPLKIKSVIVNNLHQLAANPDNASLNIDALKGREGFRLRVGHYRIIYTRQDDQLIIEVVKIRPRGDIYKR